GGCCAAGCGCAGGTGTGGGACCAGCTGGTGCGCCGCTTTGAAACCGCCCTGATCGGCGCCGCCCTGTCGCTGACGCAGGGCCGCCGCGCCGAGGCTGCCCAGTGCCTGGGCGTGGGCCGCAACACCCTGGCGCGCAAGCTGCGCCCGGGCGGCGAAGAGGGCGGCGACGAGGCCCGGGACTGAGATAGGTCAAATTCGGCCCTATCCCTCGCCAGGCAATCGCAAGTAGCTATCGATATGTGAGCAAGTGGCGCCCGCGCGGCTTACCGCTTGCGACAGCGGGAGTCCTACAGTGGGCCGGACTGACTGCTGACCCGCGCGCCTCAACCCGGCTTTGACAATGAATTTCATCGTTCAACCAACCGGAGTCAAACACATGTCGGATTTCAAGGATGCCAACCGCGACCCCCTGACCAACGAGCCGGGTGCTCACCCTGTGGGGACTGGCGTGGGCGCTGCGAGCGGGGCCGTTGCTGGCGCTGCAGCAGGTTCGTTCGGCGGCCCCATCGGTGCTGCCGTGGGCGGCGTGGCCGGCGCCATTGTCGGCGGCCTGGCTGGCAAGGCAGCTGCCGAATCGGTGAACCCCACGGCCGAGGACGCTTACTGGCGCGAGAGCTACGAGCGCGAGCCGTACTACCAATCGGGCCGCAACTATGACGAATACCGGCCGGCCTATGAGCTGGGCTGGAGCTCTGCGGAGCGCTATGAAGGCGACTTTGCCGCCGCCGAGCCGCAGTTGTCGCGTGACTGGGGCACCCGCCGCGGCACCAGCTCGCTGGAGTGGGAGAACGCCCGCCCGGCCACGCAGGCCGCCTGGGAGCGCGCCCGCCGCAACGTGGCCGCCGGCGCCACCACCATGCCCATGACCGGCACGGCGATGTCGGGCAACAACGCCAACACGGCCGTGACGGACACGGTGAGCAACGACGACGTGGTGGATGTGCTGGACGACCTGCTGGAAAACAGCCGCGACGGCGAATACGGCTTCCGCACCTCGGCTGAGCGCGCCGAGAACCCCGAGCTCAAACAGATCCTGCAGCGCCGCGCCAGCGAATGTGCCAGCGCCGCTGCCGAGCTGGAGCGCGAGATCCGCGCCCGCGGTGGCGAGCCATCCTCAGGCGGCACTGTCTCCGGCGCGCTGCACCGCGGCTGGGTGTCGGTCAAGACGGCCCTGAGCACGAACGACGACAAGGCCGTGCTCAACGAGTGCGAGCGCGGTGAAGACGCCGCCGTGGCACGCTACCGCAAGGCCCTGAAGGCCACGCTGCCCGCCGACGCGCGCGCCCTGATCGAGCGCCAGGCGCAGGGTGCCCAGCGCAACCACGACGAGATCAAGGCGCTGCGCGACCGCTACAACGCTGCTTCCTGATTGGGGGTGGCCTCATAAAAAACCAGCCTCCACAGTGGGGCTGGTTTTTTTGTGTCCAGCAGGTAGAGGCAGGGCAGGACGGAAAAGCGTCAGAGCGCCAGTGTCGCCACCACCGGTGTGTGGTCGCTGGGCTGCTTGTTCTTGCGCGGGGCGCGGTCCACGTGGCAGGCGGTGACGTAGGGGCGCAGCGCTTGGCTGACCAGGATGTGGTCGATGCGCAGGCCGCGGTTCTTTTGAAAGCCCAGCATGCGGTAGTCCCACCAGGAAAAGCTCTTGTCAGGCTGCTCGAACAGCCGGAAGGCGTCCGTCAGGCCCAGCTGCAGCAGCGCCTGAAAGTGCGCGCGCTCCTCCTGCGTGTGGTGGATGGTGCCGGCCAGGCCCACCGGGTCGAAGGAATCGCGGTCTTCGGGGGCGACGTTGAAGTCGCCCACCAGCGCCAGGCGCGGGTGCTGGGCCATTTCGGCGCGCAGCCAGTCGTGCAGCGCCTGCAGCCAGCCCATCTTGTAGGTGAACTTGTCCGTGCCCGGTGCCTGGCCGTTCACGAAGTAGGCGTTGACCAGGCGCAGCGGCCCGGCGGGCGTATCCAGCGTGGCGGCGATGACGCGGGCCTGCTCGTCGCCGTGGCCGGGGATATTGCGCACCACGTCGCGCGCCGGCGTGCGGCTCAGGATGGCCACGCCGTTGTAGGTCTTCTGGCCGAAGCTGACAGCGTGGTAGCCGGCCTCTTGAAGCGCCTCGTGCGGGAATTTCTCGTCCACCAGCTTCAGCTCTTGCAAGCCCAGCGCATCGACGGGATTGGCAGCCAGCCAGTCCAGCACCTGGGGCAGGCGCACGGACAGGGAGTTGACGTTCCAGGTGGCGATTTGCATGTTTCTGGCCTCCAGCCCTTGTCAGTCAAGCGCGAGCAGCTATTGAAAAGTGAGCGTCAGGTGCCCTGGCGCTGGTAGCGCACGAAGCAGTAGGGCAGGCCCTGGGCGCTGACGGCGCCGGGGCTACGCGCCGCTTCCACCCACTCCGGGCCGAGCGTGGGGGCGTAGGCGTCGCCGGCGAAGTCCTGGCCGATCTCGGTTATCTCCACGCGCGAGGCCAGGGGCAGGGCCTGAGCGTAGATCTGCGCGCCGCCGATGATCCAGGCCGTAGCCGTGCCGGCGCACCCTGCCAGCTCCAGGGCCTCGGCCAGGCTCGCGGCGCGCTGCGCGCCTTCGGCCTGCCAGTCGCCCTGGCGCGTGACGACGATATTGGCGCGCCCGGGCAGCGGCCGAAAGCGCGCGGGCAGCGAGTCCCAGGTCTTGCGGCCCATGATGACGGGGCCGCCGTGCGTGAGCGCCTTGAAGTGCGCCAGGTCCTCGGGCAGGTGCCAGGGCATGGTGCCGCCCTGGCCGATGACGCCGTTGGCAGCGCGGGCGTAGATGAGAGCGATTTCCATGGCCGCGCCGCTCACACCGCCACCGGCGCCTTGATGGCGGGGTGGTGCTCGTAGCCGACGATCTCGAAGTCCTCGTACTCGTACTCGAAGATCGACGCCGGCTGGCGCTTGATGTGCAGCTCGGGGAAGGGGTAGGGCGCGCGCGCCAGCTGGGTGCGCACCTGCTCGGTGTGGTTCGAATAGATGTGGCAGTCGCCGCCGGTCCAGATGAAGTCGCCCACCTCCAGGCCGGTCTGCTGCGCCACCATGTGCGTGAGCAGCGCGTAGCTGGCGATGTTGAAGGGCACGCCCAGGAAGATGTCGGCACTGCGCTGGTACAGCTGGCACGACAGCCGCCCGCCCGCCACATAGAACTGGAACAGCGCATGGCAGGGCATCAGCGCCATCTGGTCCAGCTCGGCCACGTTCCAGGCACTGACCAGCATGCGGCGCGAATCGGGGCTGCGCCGCAGCGTGTCGATGACCTGTGCGATCTGGTCGATGTGCCCGCCACCCGGCGTGGGCCAGCTGCGCCACTGCACGCCATAGATGGGGCCCAGCTCGCCGTCCGCTCGCGCCCACTCGTCCCAGATGCTCACGCCGCGCTCTTGCAGCCAGCGCGCGTTGCTGTCGCCGCGCAGGAACCACAGCAACTCCAGCGCCAGGCTTTTGAAGTGCACGCGCTTGGTGGTGATGAGCGGAAAGCCCTCGCGCAGATCAAAGCGCATCTGGTGGCCAAACACGCTCTTCGTGCCGGTGCCGGTGCGATCGCTCTTCGCCACGCCGTGCTCAAAGACGTGGCGCATGAAGTCTTCATACTGGCTGCGGGCGGGGCGTGCTTCGGTCATGTTCATGATGAAAAAGGGCTGGAGCGCTTGCTGCGAGAGCGCTGGCAGCTATTGTTTCAGGAGCACGCAGCCCGGGTTCAGAAGGCCGTGCGGGTCCAGCGCCTGCTTGACGGCACGCATCATCCCCAGGGCCACGGGTGACTTGTAGCGCACCAGCGTCTCGGCCTTGAGTGTGCCCACGCCGTGCTCGGCGGAGAACGAGCCGCCGTGCTGCGCCACCGCGTCATAGACCAGCGCGTTCACGCGCGGCTCCTGCTCGCGCAGGAAGGCGGCGGCGTCGCCGCCTTCGGGCGCCTGCACGTTGTAGTGCAGGTTGCCGTCGCCCAGGTGGCCAAAGGTGACCAGGCGCGCGCCGGGCACCTCGCGCGCCAGCAGGGCGTCGGTGTGCGCGATGAAGGCGGGGATGCGCGAGGCGGCCACCGAGATGTCGTGCTTGATGTTCAGGCCTTCCTGCGCCTGGGCCAGGGGGATGCTCTCGCGCACATGCCACAGCTCGCGCGCCTGGGCGATGCTTTCCGCCACCACGGCGTCCAGCACGCAGCCGTCCTCGAACGCCAGCTCCATCAGGTGCTCGAAGCGCGCGCGGGCGTGCTCTTCCGATTCGCTGTCGCTGTTTTCCAGCAGCACGCACCAGGGCGCGCCTTCCATGCCGGCAAACGGCACGCGCAGCTGCGGCATGTGCCGCACCACCAGCGACAGGGCGAACTGGCCCATGGCTTCAAAGCCGGTGAGGCCCGCTCCCAGGTGCCGGTGCGCCAGCGCCAGCAGCTGCACTGCCGCCTGCATGGACGGCACCGCCGCCCAGGCCGTCAGGCGCGCGACCGGCTGGGGGAACAGCTTCAGGGTCGCGGCGGTGATGACGCCCAGCGTGCCTTCGCTGCCAATCAGCAGGTTGCGCAGGTCGTAGCCGGTGTTGTCCTTGCGCAGGCCGGACAGCCCGTCCCAGAGGTCGCCCTGCGGCGTGACCAGCTCCAGGCCCAGGCACAGCTCGCGTGCGTTGCCGTAGCGCAGCACCTGCGTGCCGCCGGCATTGGTGGCCAGGTTGCCGCCGATGGTGCAGCTGCCCTCGGCCGCCAGCGACAGCGGGAACAAAAGGCCCGCCTGGGCGGCCGCCTGCTGCACGGCCTGCAGGATGCAGCCGGCCTCCACCGTCATGCTGAGGTTGTCCGCGTCGATGGCGCGCACGCGGTTCAGGCGCGTCAGGCTCAGCACCACCTGGGTGCCACTGTCGTCCGGCGTGCTGCCCACCGACAGGCCGGTGTTGCCGCCCTGGGGCACGAGTGGCGTGCCGGCAGCGGCGCAGGCGCGCACCACTGCGGCCACCTCGGCCGTGCTGCCCGGGCGCACCACGGCCAGCGCGCGGCCGCGCTGGCGGCGGCGCCAGTCCTGCTCCCAGGCGCTCAGGTCGCCTTCGGTCAGCACGTGGGCGGCGCCGACGGTCTGGCGCAGGGTGTCGAGCAGGGCAGCAGTCATGTCGCAGGTTTCCAGCAAGGGGGCGAAGTCAGGCCGGCACGGCGGCGGCGCGCGCGGCGCGCTGGCGCAGCCGCACATGCAGCGTGCAGGCAACGAAGAGCAGCAGGCACAGGGCAACTTCCGCCAGTGCCAGCCAGCGGCTGGGGGCCGCGTCGCTCCAGGCGCGCACCACGCCTTCGGTGAAGTACAGCCACACCAGCAGGCTGACCCAGCGGTAGGTGTACATGCGCCGCTTGAGCAGCCCGGCCAGCGGCAGCGCCAGCGGCAGGCCCTTGAGCGCCAGCCACGAGCCGCCCGGGCGCAGGGGGGCCAGCCACAGCTCCCAGGCCAGGCTCAGCACGATCAGGCCCAGCAGGCTGGACACGGCCAGCCAGCGCGTGGCGGCCACATCGGCGCCGACGGCGGCAGACGGCTGTGCGGGGGCAAAAGGGGTGGGCGCGGGCATGGGGCTGGCATCATATCGGCCATGCCGTTGACCCTACAGTCCGCCGTGCAGCGCCTGGAGGCATGGCTGCTGCAGCTGTCGCAATTCCCCTGGCGCACCACCGCACACACCCTGCGCGAGCGCTACCGCGAAGACCGCCTGGGCCTGACGGCCAGCAGTCTGACCTTCACCACGCTGCTGGCCCTGGTGCCCTTCATGACGGTGGCGCTGGCCGTGTTCACCGCCTTCCCGATCTTCGCCACCATGCAGCGCGGGCTGGAGCGCTGGCTGATGGACAGCCTGATCCCGGCCACCATTTCGCGCCAGGTGCTGGACTACATCACCCAGTTCGCCGCCCAGGCCAGCCGGCTGGGGGCGGTGGGCTTTTCCATCCTCACGGTGACGGCGCTGGCGCTGATCCTGACCATCGACCGCACGCTCAACAACATCTGGCGCGTGCGCCGCCTGCGCCCGCTGGGCCAGCGGGTGCTGATCTACTGGGCCGTGCTCACGCTGGGCCCGCTGGTGCTGGGCGGCAGCCTGGCGCTGACCAGCGCCGTGGCCTCGGCCGCCTCGCGCGGCCTGGGCGAAGCCCTGCCCGGCGGGGCGCGCCTGCTGTTTGACGGCATCGAGTTCCTGGTGCTCACCAGTGGCATGGCGGCGCTGTACCACTACGTGCCCAACACCCAGGTGCACTGGCGCCACGCCTGGGCCGGCGGGGTGTTCGTGGCCTCGGGCATCTCGCTGGCCAAGAACGTGCTGGTGCTGTATTTGGCCTCGGTGCCCACCTATTCGGTGCTGTACGGCACCTTCGCCACGCTGCCCATTCTGCTTTTGTGGATC
The DNA window shown above is from Pulveribacter suum and carries:
- a CDS encoding ferritin-like domain-containing protein, which encodes MSDFKDANRDPLTNEPGAHPVGTGVGAASGAVAGAAAGSFGGPIGAAVGGVAGAIVGGLAGKAAAESVNPTAEDAYWRESYEREPYYQSGRNYDEYRPAYELGWSSAERYEGDFAAAEPQLSRDWGTRRGTSSLEWENARPATQAAWERARRNVAAGATTMPMTGTAMSGNNANTAVTDTVSNDDVVDVLDDLLENSRDGEYGFRTSAERAENPELKQILQRRASECASAAAELEREIRARGGEPSSGGTVSGALHRGWVSVKTALSTNDDKAVLNECERGEDAAVARYRKALKATLPADARALIERQAQGAQRNHDEIKALRDRYNAAS
- the xth gene encoding exodeoxyribonuclease III, whose amino-acid sequence is MQIATWNVNSLSVRLPQVLDWLAANPVDALGLQELKLVDEKFPHEALQEAGYHAVSFGQKTYNGVAILSRTPARDVVRNIPGHGDEQARVIAATLDTPAGPLRLVNAYFVNGQAPGTDKFTYKMGWLQALHDWLRAEMAQHPRLALVGDFNVAPEDRDSFDPVGLAGTIHHTQEERAHFQALLQLGLTDAFRLFEQPDKSFSWWDYRMLGFQKNRGLRIDHILVSQALRPYVTACHVDRAPRKNKQPSDHTPVVATLAL
- a CDS encoding dihydrofolate reductase, with the protein product MEIALIYARAANGVIGQGGTMPWHLPEDLAHFKALTHGGPVIMGRKTWDSLPARFRPLPGRANIVVTRQGDWQAEGAQRAASLAEALELAGCAGTATAWIIGGAQIYAQALPLASRVEITEIGQDFAGDAYAPTLGPEWVEAARSPGAVSAQGLPYCFVRYQRQGT
- a CDS encoding thymidylate synthase translates to MNMTEARPARSQYEDFMRHVFEHGVAKSDRTGTGTKSVFGHQMRFDLREGFPLITTKRVHFKSLALELLWFLRGDSNARWLQERGVSIWDEWARADGELGPIYGVQWRSWPTPGGGHIDQIAQVIDTLRRSPDSRRMLVSAWNVAELDQMALMPCHALFQFYVAGGRLSCQLYQRSADIFLGVPFNIASYALLTHMVAQQTGLEVGDFIWTGGDCHIYSNHTEQVRTQLARAPYPFPELHIKRQPASIFEYEYEDFEIVGYEHHPAIKAPVAV
- a CDS encoding FAD-binding oxidoreductase, which gives rise to MTAALLDTLRQTVGAAHVLTEGDLSAWEQDWRRRQRGRALAVVRPGSTAEVAAVVRACAAAGTPLVPQGGNTGLSVGSTPDDSGTQVVLSLTRLNRVRAIDADNLSMTVEAGCILQAVQQAAAQAGLLFPLSLAAEGSCTIGGNLATNAGGTQVLRYGNARELCLGLELVTPQGDLWDGLSGLRKDNTGYDLRNLLIGSEGTLGVITAATLKLFPQPVARLTAWAAVPSMQAAVQLLALAHRHLGAGLTGFEAMGQFALSLVVRHMPQLRVPFAGMEGAPWCVLLENSDSESEEHARARFEHLMELAFEDGCVLDAVVAESIAQARELWHVRESIPLAQAQEGLNIKHDISVAASRIPAFIAHTDALLAREVPGARLVTFGHLGDGNLHYNVQAPEGGDAAAFLREQEPRVNALVYDAVAQHGGSFSAEHGVGTLKAETLVRYKSPVALGMMRAVKQALDPHGLLNPGCVLLKQ
- a CDS encoding DUF2069 domain-containing protein, which gives rise to MPAPTPFAPAQPSAAVGADVAATRWLAVSSLLGLIVLSLAWELWLAPLRPGGSWLALKGLPLALPLAGLLKRRMYTYRWVSLLVWLYFTEGVVRAWSDAAPSRWLALAEVALCLLLFVACTLHVRLRQRAARAAAVPA
- a CDS encoding YihY family inner membrane protein, producing MPLTLQSAVQRLEAWLLQLSQFPWRTTAHTLRERYREDRLGLTASSLTFTTLLALVPFMTVALAVFTAFPIFATMQRGLERWLMDSLIPATISRQVLDYITQFAAQASRLGAVGFSILTVTALALILTIDRTLNNIWRVRRLRPLGQRVLIYWAVLTLGPLVLGGSLALTSAVASAASRGLGEALPGGARLLFDGIEFLVLTSGMAALYHYVPNTQVHWRHAWAGGVFVASGISLAKNVLVLYLASVPTYSVLYGTFATLPILLLWIYVAWVVVLLGAVVAAYLPSLLAGVARPVGGQGWLFQLAVEALQQLHAARQAPAHGLTAVQLAWRLRVDVLQLEPVLDALTALDWVARISEAAANESDAVDARYVLLAPPAETAMQPLVQRLLLARSEPLERFWHHTGMEMLTLADVLSRPEAGRQPPAMLLKP